In the Aliarcobacter cryaerophilus genome, one interval contains:
- a CDS encoding ABC transporter ATP-binding protein, protein MNNKISLKSIYKLLLKNKKALILGQIFTVIGILISVPIPLLLPLLVDEVLLNKPDFFVNNINEFFGSGNAFYYIAIVTVVVICLRAFHFIFGVINTKIFTKISKIVIFDIRVKLLNHLKKVNMNEYESLGSGKISANLITDVNTLDSFIVNVSSKLITSSLTLLAVGFVIIKIDFVLGLMILLTQPTIAIISRRIAKKTGELKKEENATIEAFQNNINETLDLFSQIKASNKEENFFDTSIKKAEDIKRASNEFNYKSVAYEKFSYTIFLFAFEIFRATGLLLVAYSDLSIGLMFAMFGYIWFIMTPVQEILSIQYSLASAKAAIGRINKVLELKTESDGNIELKDKKIDITLKNLTFSYTEDKTTLKNISFSIKSGEKVAIIGASGSGKTTISQLIAGFYAKNSGDILYNDISIDNISKKSLREHIFLVLQMPILFNNTLRFNLTMGEDISNEKIKEALKIAQLNSMLENLPDGLDTIVGKMGIRLSGGQRQRLSIARMILANPSVVIFDESTSALDVQTETKLFENLENILKDKTVITIAHRLSTVKNASKIFVLEDGELVQSGTHLELEDKTGHYKDFVKHQLIN, encoded by the coding sequence ATGAATAACAAAATATCTTTAAAATCTATATATAAACTTTTATTAAAAAATAAAAAAGCACTAATTTTAGGACAAATTTTTACAGTAATAGGAATTTTAATAAGCGTTCCTATTCCTCTTTTACTTCCACTTTTAGTTGATGAAGTATTACTAAATAAACCAGACTTTTTTGTAAACAATATAAATGAGTTTTTTGGTAGCGGAAATGCTTTTTATTATATTGCAATTGTTACTGTTGTTGTGATTTGTTTACGAGCTTTTCACTTTATTTTTGGAGTTATAAATACAAAAATATTTACAAAAATATCAAAAATAGTAATATTTGACATTAGAGTAAAACTCCTAAATCATCTAAAAAAAGTAAATATGAATGAATATGAAAGTTTAGGAAGTGGAAAGATATCTGCAAACTTAATAACAGATGTAAACACTCTTGATAGTTTTATTGTAAATGTTTCAAGCAAACTTATAACTTCTTCTTTGACTCTTTTAGCTGTTGGTTTTGTAATTATAAAAATAGATTTTGTTTTAGGATTAATGATACTTTTAACTCAACCAACAATTGCAATAATATCAAGAAGAATTGCTAAAAAAACAGGTGAACTTAAAAAAGAGGAAAATGCCACTATTGAAGCTTTCCAAAATAATATAAATGAGACTTTAGACCTATTTTCTCAAATAAAAGCAAGTAATAAAGAAGAGAATTTTTTTGATACATCTATAAAAAAAGCTGAAGATATAAAAAGAGCTTCAAATGAGTTCAACTACAAAAGTGTAGCCTATGAAAAGTTTTCATATACAATTTTCCTTTTTGCTTTTGAAATATTTAGAGCAACAGGACTTTTATTAGTAGCTTATAGTGATTTATCAATTGGACTTATGTTTGCTATGTTTGGATACATTTGGTTTATTATGACTCCTGTTCAAGAGATTTTATCTATTCAATACTCTCTTGCTAGTGCAAAAGCAGCTATTGGAAGAATTAACAAAGTTTTAGAACTAAAAACTGAAAGTGATGGAAATATAGAGTTAAAAGATAAGAAGATAGATATAACTCTTAAAAATCTTACTTTTTCTTATACAGAAGATAAAACAACATTAAAAAATATTAGTTTTTCTATAAAAAGTGGTGAAAAAGTTGCAATAATTGGAGCTAGTGGAAGTGGAAAAACTACTATTTCACAACTTATAGCTGGATTTTATGCAAAAAATAGTGGTGATATTTTGTACAACGATATAAGTATTGATAATATTTCAAAAAAGAGCTTAAGAGAGCATATATTTTTGGTACTTCAAATGCCTATTTTATTTAATAATACTTTACGATTTAATCTTACAATGGGTGAAGATATAAGTAATGAAAAGATTAAAGAGGCTTTAAAAATAGCTCAATTAAACTCTATGCTTGAAAATTTACCAGATGGTTTAGATACTATTGTTGGGAAAATGGGAATAAGACTAAGTGGTGGTCAGCGACAAAGATTATCAATTGCTAGAATGATTTTAGCAAATCCTAGCGTAGTTATTTTCGATGAATCAACTTCAGCTTTAGATGTACAAACAGAGACAAAACTTTTTGAAAATCTTGAAAATATTTTAAAAGATAAAACAGTAATTACAATCGCTCACAGATTAAGCACTGTAAAAAATGCTTCAAAGATTTTTGTACTTGAAGATGGTGAATTAGTACAAAGTGGAACTCATTTAGAACTTGAAGATAAAACAGGACATTATAAAGATTTTGTAAAACATCAACTTATAAATTAG
- a CDS encoding DUF1104 domain-containing protein, which yields MCFFILMTFGFAKENFSQMSNQELIEIIGFVDEKDMADFQKELEIRLGKMNTHEKAQYEKRLVETPERKIIEDEE from the coding sequence TTGTGTTTTTTTATTTTAATGACTTTTGGTTTTGCAAAAGAGAATTTTAGCCAAATGAGTAATCAGGAGCTAATAGAGATTATAGGGTTTGTTGATGAGAAAGATATGGCAGATTTTCAAAAAGAGCTAGAAATAAGATTGGGAAAGATGAATACTCATGAAAAAGCTCAATATGAAAAAAGATTAGTTGAAACACCTGAAAGAAAGATAATTGAAGATGAAGAGTAA
- a CDS encoding response regulator transcription factor translates to MKSKILLLEDDYNLSETVCEYFEEEGFDVVCVHDGDDALSKIYEQNFDLLLLDVNVPKKSGFEVLKEVRAIGKTTPAIFITSLNSMSSLEEGFLSGCDDYIRKPFEIKELLLRVQTLIKKEFSNKNEVVEISANVTFNTISNELKSNNEEIKLNLKELKLLKFFLQNPNELLSHDRIYDFVWDYDEEYSDNSLRTYIKNLRKILGKDKIVSFKKLGYRFIQE, encoded by the coding sequence ATGAAGAGTAAAATTTTACTGCTTGAAGATGATTATAACTTAAGCGAAACAGTTTGCGAATATTTTGAAGAAGAGGGTTTTGATGTAGTTTGTGTACATGATGGAGATGACGCTTTGTCAAAAATATATGAACAAAACTTTGACTTACTTCTTTTAGACGTAAATGTTCCAAAAAAGAGTGGTTTTGAAGTATTAAAAGAGGTTAGAGCTATTGGAAAAACAACTCCTGCAATATTTATAACATCTTTAAACTCTATGAGTTCTTTAGAAGAGGGATTTCTTAGTGGTTGTGATGATTATATTAGAAAACCTTTTGAGATAAAAGAGTTACTATTAAGAGTTCAAACTTTAATAAAAAAAGAGTTTTCAAATAAAAACGAAGTAGTTGAAATTTCTGCTAATGTTACATTTAATACAATCTCAAATGAACTAAAATCAAATAATGAAGAGATAAAATTAAATTTAAAAGAGTTAAAACTTTTGAAATTTTTTCTTCAAAATCCAAATGAACTACTCTCTCACGATAGAATTTATGATTTTGTTTGGGATTATGATGAAGAATATAGTGATAACTCTTTAAGAACTTATATAAAAAACCTTAGAAAGATTTTGGGAAAAGATAAAATTGTTAGTTTTAAAAAGCTCGGGTATAGATTTATCCAAGAGTGA
- a CDS encoding sensor histidine kinase codes for MLVLKSSGIDLSKSETRTIIGFSLIYSILVLVILGVITFLYYQFKKDLMLQDVRQTLQNYSNTQIANLKELHINIDKSDIYPRDERFNSAIYDSSKKKIFSTLLMGDVKLDEVIYLKDGYIHLIKEPESYYLGSKYVIVEIEDDNIWFANIKYKMLFWFLFSFILLLFVGYFIAKLFLKPMRESIQMLDRFIKDTTHELNTPIAAILSNIQMINKDNIDEKLAKKINRIEIGAKTISNIYEDLTFVSLNNQIISNNEKLNFSQILNQRVDFFKSIANSKQIEFILDIKENVFIVCDIKKLSKLIDNILSNAIKYNKFQGFIKVTLKDKILIIEDSGKGMSKDNLANLFTRYKRFDKSVGGFGIGLNIVSLIAKEYDLKIDVISKIDVGTRIKIRWQD; via the coding sequence TTGTTAGTTTTAAAAAGCTCGGGTATAGATTTATCCAAGAGTGAAACTAGAACTATTATTGGGTTTAGTTTAATTTACTCAATATTAGTTTTGGTTATTTTGGGTGTTATTACTTTTTTATATTATCAATTTAAAAAAGATTTAATGCTTCAAGATGTTAGACAAACTCTTCAAAACTACTCAAATACTCAAATTGCAAATTTAAAAGAGTTGCACATTAATATTGATAAATCAGATATATATCCAAGAGATGAAAGATTTAATTCGGCTATTTATGATAGCTCAAAAAAGAAAATTTTTTCAACTTTACTTATGGGTGATGTAAAACTAGATGAAGTTATATATTTAAAAGATGGGTATATTCATTTAATCAAAGAGCCAGAATCTTACTATTTAGGTAGTAAATATGTAATTGTTGAGATAGAAGATGATAATATTTGGTTTGCAAATATTAAATATAAAATGCTTTTTTGGTTTTTGTTTTCATTTATTTTGCTTCTATTTGTTGGATATTTTATTGCAAAACTATTTTTAAAACCAATGAGAGAGTCTATACAAATGCTTGATAGATTTATAAAAGATACAACGCATGAGTTAAATACTCCAATTGCTGCAATTTTATCAAATATACAGATGATAAATAAAGATAATATTGATGAAAAGTTAGCAAAAAAGATAAATAGAATAGAAATAGGTGCAAAAACAATTTCAAATATATACGAAGATTTAACTTTTGTCTCTTTAAATAATCAGATAATCTCAAATAATGAAAAGTTGAATTTTTCTCAAATTTTAAATCAAAGAGTTGATTTTTTTAAATCAATTGCTAATAGTAAACAAATTGAGTTTATTTTAGATATAAAAGAGAATGTTTTTATAGTTTGTGATATAAAAAAACTATCAAAACTAATAGATAATATTCTTTCTAATGCAATAAAATATAATAAGTTTCAAGGATTTATAAAAGTTACTTTAAAAGATAAAATTTTGATAATTGAAGATAGTGGAAAAGGTATGAGTAAAGATAATTTAGCAAATCTTTTTACAAGATATAAAAGATTTGATAAAAGTGTAGGTGGCTTTGGAATAGGGCTTAATATTGTATCTCTTATAGCAAAAGAGTATGATTTGAAAATTGATGTTATTTCAAAAATTGATGTAGGAACAAGGATAAAAATAAGATGGCAAGATTAG
- a CDS encoding PAS domain-containing protein: MSKEIVLNDYTFLVSETDEKGIILFANDDFCKIAGYDIDELIGQPHNIIRHKDMPKVAFKDLWETVKKGNIWTGYVKNRAKNGDFYWVYATVFPTVTSENTKGFLSCRRKASRVEIEAHEKLYKELITKER, translated from the coding sequence ATGTCAAAAGAGATAGTGCTTAATGATTACACTTTTTTAGTGAGTGAAACAGATGAAAAAGGTATCATATTATTTGCAAATGATGATTTTTGTAAGATTGCAGGTTATGATATAGATGAGTTAATTGGTCAACCACACAATATAATAAGACATAAAGATATGCCAAAAGTTGCATTTAAAGATTTATGGGAAACTGTAAAAAAAGGTAATATTTGGACAGGATATGTAAAAAATCGTGCAAAAAACGGAGATTTTTATTGGGTTTATGCAACTGTATTTCCAACAGTTACTAGTGAAAATACAAAAGGATTTTTATCTTGTAGAAGAAAAGCTAGTAGAGTTGAGATAGAAGCTCATGAAAAGCTTTACAAAGAGCTTATAACTAAAGAGAGATAA
- a CDS encoding YggS family pyridoxal phosphate-dependent enzyme, producing the protein MEKIIATKNLDNLITKVEAARLRVSEHHIVKIVGISKYSTIEDIKTLYEVGQRAFGENKVQDLRDKSKALDELPIEWHFVGTLQKNKINNLIDLNPTLIHSLDSLELAIELNKRLVEKNKKISCLLQINSSYEDSKSGVDPKDAVEIYKNIINICPNIILKGVMTIGANSEDEKIIKDSFIITKEIFDSLKPFGARYCSMGMSGDFELAIACGSNLIRVGSTLFKNS; encoded by the coding sequence ATGGAAAAAATTATTGCTACAAAAAATCTCGACAACTTAATTACAAAAGTTGAAGCAGCTAGACTTAGAGTTAGTGAGCATCATATAGTAAAAATTGTTGGTATTTCAAAATATTCAACTATTGAAGATATTAAAACTCTTTACGAAGTTGGTCAGCGAGCCTTTGGAGAGAACAAAGTTCAAGATTTAAGAGATAAATCTAAAGCTTTAGATGAACTTCCAATAGAGTGGCATTTTGTTGGTACTTTACAAAAAAATAAAATAAACAATCTAATAGACCTAAACCCAACTTTAATTCACTCTTTGGACTCTTTAGAACTTGCAATTGAGCTAAATAAGAGATTAGTTGAAAAAAATAAAAAAATCTCTTGTTTACTTCAAATAAACTCAAGTTATGAAGATAGTAAAAGTGGAGTTGACCCAAAAGATGCAGTAGAAATATATAAAAATATTATTAATATATGTCCAAATATTATTTTAAAAGGTGTTATGACTATTGGAGCAAATAGTGAAGATGAAAAAATAATAAAAGATAGTTTTATTATTACAAAAGAAATTTTTGATTCACTAAAACCTTTTGGTGCAAGATACTGTTCTATGGGAATGAGTGGAGATTTTGAACTTGCAATCGCATGTGGCTCAAACTTAATAAGAGTTGGATCAACTTTATTTAAAAACTCTTAA
- the rseP gene encoding RIP metalloprotease RseP — MGTITFLLVLSFLVFFHELGHFLAARFFGVKVEKFSIGFGKAIYSKYWAGTTWQFAMIPLGGYVQMKGQDDSNPTLVETGNDSYNTKKPWQRIIILFAGPFANFILAAILYFNIALMGAKTLAPVIGNISPNSVAAVSGLQTNDEIIRINDIDIKSWDEIGKVITSSQGSLQFYIKRDNQIILKTINPVVSDSQNMFNENIKKRMIGVAPKGELVTLELGFFDSLLYAYEKTIFASTMIFQGVQKLISGVIPSSEIGGVITIGKVISDASESSLIALLTITALISVNLGVLNLLPIPALDGGHIMFNLYEMIMRKKPSDQVFMFLTIMGWLILGSLMLLGIYNDINRIFLNN; from the coding sequence TTGGGTACTATTACTTTTTTACTGGTTTTATCTTTTTTAGTATTTTTTCATGAATTAGGACACTTTTTAGCAGCAAGATTTTTTGGTGTAAAGGTTGAAAAGTTTTCAATTGGATTTGGAAAAGCAATTTATAGTAAATATTGGGCAGGTACAACTTGGCAGTTTGCTATGATACCTCTTGGTGGATATGTACAAATGAAAGGTCAAGATGACTCAAACCCTACTTTAGTAGAAACTGGAAATGACTCATACAATACAAAAAAACCTTGGCAAAGAATTATCATATTATTTGCAGGTCCATTTGCAAACTTTATTTTAGCAGCTATTTTATACTTTAATATTGCACTTATGGGTGCTAAAACTTTAGCTCCTGTTATTGGAAATATCAGCCCAAACTCTGTTGCAGCAGTTTCTGGATTACAAACTAATGATGAGATTATAAGAATAAATGACATAGATATAAAATCTTGGGATGAAATAGGTAAAGTTATAACAAGCTCTCAAGGCTCTCTACAGTTTTATATAAAAAGAGATAATCAAATTATCCTAAAAACAATTAATCCTGTAGTTAGTGATAGTCAAAATATGTTTAATGAAAATATTAAAAAAAGAATGATAGGTGTAGCACCAAAAGGCGAATTAGTAACTTTAGAATTAGGTTTTTTTGACTCTTTACTTTATGCTTATGAAAAAACTATTTTTGCATCAACTATGATTTTTCAAGGTGTTCAAAAACTAATATCTGGAGTAATTCCTAGTAGTGAAATTGGTGGAGTTATTACTATTGGAAAAGTTATAAGTGATGCTAGTGAAAGCTCTTTAATAGCACTTTTAACAATCACAGCTTTAATATCTGTAAATTTAGGAGTTTTAAATCTTCTTCCTATTCCAGCACTTGATGGTGGACATATTATGTTTAATCTATACGAGATGATTATGAGAAAAAAACCTAGTGATCAAGTTTTTATGTTTCTTACAATAATGGGATGGTTGATTTTAGGAAGCTTGATGCTACTTGGAATTTATAACGATATTAACAGAATATTTTTAAATAACTAA